From one Lolium rigidum isolate FL_2022 chromosome 4, APGP_CSIRO_Lrig_0.1, whole genome shotgun sequence genomic stretch:
- the LOC124650058 gene encoding peroxidase 1-like, whose amino-acid sequence MASRGVMVALLLAAVAASCATAQLQEKFYGESCPSVEEVVRKEMVRALSLAPSLAAPLLRMHFHDCFVRGCDGSVLLDSANKTAEKDALPNITLRGFDFVERVKAAVEKACPDTVSCADVLALIARDAVWLSKGPFWEVPLGRRDGSVSIANDTNALPPPTANITELTQLFAAVNLDIKDLVVLSAAHTIGTSHCFSFSDRLYNFTGRVNPSDIDPTLEPFYMAKLKSKCASLNDNTTLVEMDPGSFKTFDLDYFKLVSKRRGLFHSDGALLTNAFTRAYILRHATGAFKDEFFADFGVSMVKMGNANVLTGSQGEIRKKCSVVNH is encoded by the exons ATGGCGTCCAGGGGTGTCATGGTGGCGCTGCTGCTCGCGGCGGTGGCTGCGTCGTGCGCGACCGCGCAGCTGCAGGAGAAGTTCTACGGCGAGTCGTGCCCCAGCGTGGAGGAGGTCGTCCGGAAGGAGATGGTCAGGGCGCTCTCCCTCGCGCCCAGCCTCGCCGCGCCGCTGCTCAGGATGCATttccacgactgcttcgtcaGG GGTTGCGACGGCTCCGTTCTCCTGGACTCGGCGAACAAGACGGCCGAGAAGGACGCGCTGCCCAACATAACGCTGCGTGGTTTCGACTTCGTGGAGAGGGTGAAGGCCGCCGTGGAGAAGGCCTGCCCCGACACCGTCTCCTGCGCCGACGTGCTCGCGCTCATTGCCAGGGATGCAGTCTGGCTG AGCAAGGGGCCATTCTGGGAAGTTCCCCTTGGCCGGCGAGACGGCAGCGTGTCCATCGCCAACGACACCAACGCGCTGCCCCCTCCAACCGCCAACATCACCGAGCTCACGCAGCTCTTTGCCGCAGTGAACCTTGACATCAAGGACCTCGTCGTCCTCTCCG CCGCGCACACGATCGGGACGTCGCACTGCTTCTCCTTCTCCGACCGTCTCTACAACTTCACCGGCAGGGTCAACCCCAGTGACATCGACCCCACGCTGGAGCCCTTCTACATGGCCAAGCTCAAGAGCAAGTGCGCCAGCCTCAACGACAACACCACGCTCGTGGAGATGGACCCTGGTAGCTTCAAGACCTTCGACCTCGACTACTTCAAGCTCGTCAGCAAGCGTAGGGGCCTCTTCCACTCCGACGGCGCGCTGCTCACCAACGCCTTCACCCGCGCCTACATCCTGCGCCACGCCACCGGCGCCTTCAAGGACGAATTCTTCGCCGACTTCGGCGTCTCCATGGTAAAGATGGGCAACGCCAACGTGCTCACCGGAAGCCAGGGCGAGATCAGGAAGAAGTGCTCAGTGGTGAACCACTAG